In a genomic window of Drosophila takahashii strain IR98-3 E-12201 chromosome 3L, DtakHiC1v2, whole genome shotgun sequence:
- the LOC123002975 gene encoding uncharacterized protein has protein sequence MDLNKVSIKQLKIWLSVLKCSTTGSKQELILRLNKLPSEKRNKFNEMKENRDGEKSKGEDGGKEKFQERDGDRSNCKDGGNEKFQERDGDRSNCKDGGIENFEEEDGGKSNNEDGGKEDYEEEEGDEINSEDGEGKNKVGEKNDKGEDGEKVREYISEDGENESEAGEDTRGERSYKRDGEQNKGGGRNRNCAEVNMQNQAGEKEKMENNFNQSIDISLRMATQVLCEFAGESCARKWITRIYNIASIYGITGNYIKMLMISKIKGKANVWLHANAGRVLLPLEELTAELIAMFGEKSSKLEIRRKFEHRKWSAGETFGSYVNDKIMLAQGINIDGDEMLSCIIEGITNQGLRNLAHIQSFVDVGHIKRAFADVRLPKYVGKPMTSLDFKDKKETRCFNCNAKGHWANECRKSKREKGSCYACGEMGHFVATCLKSKNKNTGNNNYNVS, from the exons atggatttGAACAAAGTATcgataaaacaattaaaaatatggttAAGTGTATTAAAATGTTCAACGACTGGTTCAAAACAGGAGTTGATTTtacgtttaaacaaattaccgAGCGAAAAACGCAATAAGTTTAACGAAATGAAGGAGAACCGAGACGGCGAAAAAAGTAAAGGAGAAGACGGAGGCAAAGAGAAATTCCAAGAACGAGACGGCGATAGAAGTAACTGCAAAGACGGAGGCAACGAGAAATTCCAAGAACGAGACGGCGATAGAAGTAACTGCAAAGACGGCGGCATCGAGAATTTCGAGGAAGAAGACGGCGGCAAAAGTAACAACGAAGACGGCGGTAAAGAGGATTACGAAGAGGAAGAAGGCGACGAAATTAATAGCGAAGATGGAGAAGGCAAGAACAAAGTTGGCGAAAAGAACGACAAAGGCGAAGACGGTGAAAAAGTTCGGGAATATATAAGCGAAGATGGAGAAAACGAAAGCGAAGCTGGCGAGGATACAAGAGGTGAAAGAAGCTACAAAAGAGACGGCGAACAGAACAAAGGTGGAGGCAGAAATCGAAACTGTGCAGAAGTGAACATGCAGAACCAAGCTGGAGAGAAAGAAAAGATGGAGAACAATTTTAATCAAAGTATAGACATTTCGTTGAGAATGGCTACGCAAGTGTTGTGTGAGTTTGCGGGCGAATCATGTGCGCGCAAATGGATCACTCGGATATATAATATCGCAAGCATCTACGGTATAACcggaaattatataaaaatgttgatgATTAGCAAAATTAAAGGCAAAGCTAATGTTTGGTTGCACGCAAATGCTGGGCGTGTTTTGTTACCATTGGAGGAATTGACGGCTGAGCTGATCGCAATGTTTGGCGAAAAATCATCAAAGCTGGAGATAAGGCGCAAATTTGAGCATCGCAAATGGAGTGCAGGCGAGACGTTCGGGAGttatgttaacgacaagataATGCTTGCTCAGGGCATTAATATTGATGGAGATGAAATGTTGAGCTGCATCATCGAAGGTATTACAAATCAAGGGCTGCGCAATCTGGCGCACATTCAAAGCTTTGTGGATGTTGGGCACATAAAGCGAGCATTTGCGGATGTTAGACTGCCGAAATATGTTGGAAAACCGATGACATCATTGGACTTCAAGGACAAGAAGGAGACACGATGTTTCAATTGCAATGCCAAAGGGCATTGGGCGAACGAGTGCAGGAAGTCAAAACGGGAGAAAGGATCGTGCTATGCGTGCGGCGAGATGGGACATTTTGTGGCGACGTGTTTGAAGAGCAAAAATAAGAACACAGGcaataataattat AATGTCTCATAG